From Brassica oleracea var. oleracea cultivar TO1000 chromosome C3, BOL, whole genome shotgun sequence, a single genomic window includes:
- the LOC106332596 gene encoding probable polyamine oxidase 4 has protein sequence MGASWLHGVSNDNPLAPIIRRLGLSGDDSFLYDHDLQRQKIRDETASDMSVLQGISIVLERNPELRQEGMAYQVLQWYICRMEAWFSVDANLISLKCWDQDEVRTTFTCFFAGKFH, from the exons ATGGGAGCTTCATG GTTACATGGAGTCTCCAACGACAACCCATTAGCTCCAATTATACGCCGTCTAGGCCTCAGTGGTGATGACTCCTTCTTGTATGATCATGATCTCCAAAG ACAAAAAATAAGGGATGAAACCGCCAGTGATATGTCAGTTCTTCAAGGAATATCCATCGTCTTGGAAAGAAATCCAGAACTAAG GCAAGAAGGAATGGCGTACCAAGTTTTGCAGTGGTATATATGTCGGATGGAGGCGTGGTTTTCTGTAGATGCGAACCTGATATCACTCAAATGTTGGGATCAG GATGAAGTAAGAACAACATTTACATGTTTTTTCGCTGGTAAATTTCATTAA